The following are encoded together in the Perca flavescens isolate YP-PL-M2 chromosome 22, PFLA_1.0, whole genome shotgun sequence genome:
- the LOC114549010 gene encoding uncharacterized protein LOC114549010 isoform X1, with protein sequence MFTNFHRSQSARTTTSTGRRNVEVKSEESSSERVELTVGGVKTSKPEMLFELSSGSCEDGEAFRCRNGLFESPSPLRLSPATAAAQTQMPGAKPKARTLVACRQLTDGNEAASLKDQSPLPLLTLTGTVSLASTDPRRPSSVHASITGRASVSAAQWQEAQRLNGRSASIIREEKKSQYYRDLSRQVEERKQQLERERSRNAVEEQKHIDTMRNTIWGMPGCGAPNYHLGTVKRTKSLGDAGILPQEQTRDKGFSGTPFHRP encoded by the exons atgtttacaaaCTTTCACCGCTCGCAGTCTGCTCGAACCACCACATCAACG GGCAGGAGAAATGTGGAGGTGAAAAGTGAGGAGTCCAGCAGCGAGAGGGTTGAGTTGACAGTGGGGGGGGTGAAAACATCCAAACCCGAAATGTTGTTCGAGCTTTCTTCGGGCTCGTGTGAGGACGGTGAAGCCTTCAG GTGCAGAAATGGCCTTTTTGAATCACCATCACCACTCCGTCTTTCACCAGCGACTGCGGCAGCACAAACACAGATGCCAGGCGCCAAGCCCAAGGCCAGGACGCTG GTAGCATGCAGGCAGCTGACTGATGGGAACGAGGCGGCCTCTCTCAAGGACCAAT CTCCTCTGCCGTTACTAACACTCACAGGGACTGTAAGTCTGGCAAGCACTGACCCCAGGAGGCCCTCTTCAGTCCATGCATCTATCACT GGAAGAGCTTCAGTATCAGCTGCTCAATGGCAAGAAGCCCAAAGATTGAACGGGAGGTCGGCTAGCATCATCAGAGAG gaaaaaaaaagccagtaTTACAGAGACCTTAGCCGGCAggtagaggagaggaaacagcagTTGGAAAGGGAGAGAAGTAGAAATGCTGTTGAAGAACAAAAG CACATTGACACCATGCGGAACACCATCTGGGGGATGCCAGGATGCGGCGCCCCAAACTACCACCTGGGCACAGTGAAACGGACCAAAAGCCTCGGCGACGCCGGGATTTTACCCCAGGAGCAG
- the LOC114549010 gene encoding uncharacterized protein LOC114549010 isoform X2: MFTNFHRSQSARTTTSTGRRNVEVKSEESSSERVELTVGGVKTSKPEMLFELSSGSCEDGEAFRCRNGLFESPSPLRLSPATAAAQTQMPGAKPKARTLVACRQLTDGNEAASLKDQSPLPLLTLTGTVSLASTDPRRPSSVHASITHIDTMRNTIWGMPGCGAPNYHLGTVKRTKSLGDAGILPQEQTRDKGFSGTPFHRP, from the exons atgtttacaaaCTTTCACCGCTCGCAGTCTGCTCGAACCACCACATCAACG GGCAGGAGAAATGTGGAGGTGAAAAGTGAGGAGTCCAGCAGCGAGAGGGTTGAGTTGACAGTGGGGGGGGTGAAAACATCCAAACCCGAAATGTTGTTCGAGCTTTCTTCGGGCTCGTGTGAGGACGGTGAAGCCTTCAG GTGCAGAAATGGCCTTTTTGAATCACCATCACCACTCCGTCTTTCACCAGCGACTGCGGCAGCACAAACACAGATGCCAGGCGCCAAGCCCAAGGCCAGGACGCTG GTAGCATGCAGGCAGCTGACTGATGGGAACGAGGCGGCCTCTCTCAAGGACCAAT CTCCTCTGCCGTTACTAACACTCACAGGGACTGTAAGTCTGGCAAGCACTGACCCCAGGAGGCCCTCTTCAGTCCATGCATCTATCACT CACATTGACACCATGCGGAACACCATCTGGGGGATGCCAGGATGCGGCGCCCCAAACTACCACCTGGGCACAGTGAAACGGACCAAAAGCCTCGGCGACGCCGGGATTTTACCCCAGGAGCAG